The sequence AGCGCTTGAATTACGCTTTAGAGAGCGTGGATATTTGTATCCATGCGGCCGCACTCAAGCACGTGCCAATTGCAGAATACAACCCTCTAGAATGCATTAAAACCAATATCATGGGGGCGAGCAATGTGATTAACGCATGCTTAAAAAATGCAATCAGCCAAGTTGTCGCTTTAAGCACCGATAAAGCCGCTAACCCCATTAATCTTTATGGTGCGACTAAATTGTGCAGCGATAAACTTTTTGTGAGCGCGAACAACTTTAAAGGCGCTTCTCAAACGCAATTTAGCGTGGTGCGTTATGGTAATGTGGTGGGGAGTCGTGGGAGCGTAGTGCCGTTTTTTAAAAAATTAGTCCAAAACAAGGCGAGTGAAATCCCTATTACTGATATTCGCATGACAAGATTTTGGATCACTTTAGATGAGGGGGTAGATTTTGTGCTCAAAAGCCTGAAAAGAATGCATGGGGGTGAAATTTTTGTGCCAAAAATCCCTAGCATGAAAATGACTGATCTCGCTAAAGCCTTGGCCCCTAGTATTCCTACTAAAATCATAGGGATTCGCCCAGGTGAAAAACTCCATGAAGTGATGATCCCTAAAGATGAAAGCCATTTAGCCCTAGAATTTGAAGACTTTTTCATCATTCAGCCTACCATAAGCTTTCAAACACCCAAAGATTACACGCTCACCAAACTCCATGAAAAAGGCCAAAAAGTCGCCCCTGACTTTGAATACAGCAGCCATAATAATAGCCAATGGCTAGAGCCTGATGATTTATTAAGATTATTATGAATTTTTTAGAAGATTTATTTTACCCCTTAAGGTTATTAGAAAACAAACGCATTTTATTGCTCGTGAGCGGCTCTATTGCGGTGTATAAATCCCTAGAATTAGTGCGCTTGTTGTTTAAAAGTGGGGCTAATATTCAAGTAGTGATGAGCAAGAGCGCAAAAAAATTTATCAAACCCTTAAGCTTTGAAGCCTTAAGCCATTATAAAGTCTTACATGATCATAATGAAAAATGGCATTACAACCACAAAAACGCCTTACACCATAACCATATCGCATGTGCTGCTAACGCTGATTTACTCATCTTTGCCCCTTTAAGCGCTAACAGCTTGTCTAAAATCACTCACGCTTTAGCGGATAATATCGTTAGCGCGACTTTTTTAGCTTGCACTTCCCCTAAAATCCTAGCCCCTAGCATGAACACTAACATGCTTAAATCCCCTATCACTCAAAGCAATTTACAACGCTTAAAAGATTTTAATCACATCATTTTAGACACCCAAAACGCCCTTTTAGCATGCGATACTAAAGGCGATGGGGCGATGGCTGAGCCTTTAGAAATCCTTTTTAAAGCTACTCAAACGCTCTTAAAAGACGCTTATTTTGAAAATAGAGAAGTGATAGTTATGGGCGGAGCGAGTGTGGAAAAGATTGACAGCGTTCGAACGATCAGCAATCTTTCTAGCGGGATTCAAGCGAGTGCGTTGGCTTTAGCATTATATTTTAAGGGAGCGAAAGTTACTTTCATTGCATCAAACTTCCCTACCCCTTTGCCTAAAGAAATCACAAATATTCTAGTCAGTGATACCAAGTCTTATGAAAACGCCTTAGATAAAGCCGCTAAAAACTTACAAAACCATGCTTTAAAACCCCTACTCTTTAATCTAGCCGCCATTAGCGATTATGTGCCTAAAACTTCTTTTAACCATAAACTTAAAAAAAGCGAGATCGGTGAAATTCTAAATATTGAATGTGTTCAAAATAAGGATTTGTTAGCCTCTGTTGATCCTAATCAATTTATTAAAATTGGTTTTAAAGCTGAAGACGATCAACAAAACGCCATACAAAATGCGCAAAATCTTTTAAAACCCTTTCAAAATAACGGCAAAAATTGCTCTGTGGTCGCTTTGAATCTCATTAAAGATTCACGCCCTTTTGGCTCATTGGACAATGAATTATGGCTCTTTAGTCATAACAAAACCCAAAAAATCCCTTCTATGAATAAACTAGAAGCGAGTTTTAAAATCCTTGATTTTATCAAAGACAATTCCCTTTAATGCTAGAAGCCCTAAACGCTCTCAATCAGCTTAACGCCCTTAATTCCAAAAACGCCGCACATAACTTTAACGCCACTTTACCCATTCTTTTAAAGGTGCTAGAAAAACAAGATAAAGACCTTTTTCTTTTGCAAGTGGGTAATAGGATTATCCCCACTAAAAGCGAACAGGAATTAAAAATCAATCAGCCTTATTTTGCAACCATGCAAAGAAATCAGTTGGGCGATATTGTGCTTAAAAACTTAGTGCCTGCCCCAAAAATCTTAGACGAATTAAACGATTTACCCACCCTTGAAATGAAAAAAATAAAAGAAATCTTAAGCGCTAAAGACACCACCCCTTTAAAAGAATATAAAGAACTTTTAAGCGAAAAATTAGTCCATGCTAAAAATTCGCAAGAGTTTTTGAATATAGCCAACATGCTTTTAAGCTTGCAATCGCAAGTTTTAAGTTTTGTGATTCAAAACGAACAAAAAAAAGCCTTTTTGCAAATGAAAGCCAAAAAACAAAGCATTGATTTTTACGCTCTCTATCCTAATTTAGGCGAAATTGGTGGCGTTATCTACTTGAAAGAAAAAGAAAAACAACTTTTTTTAAAAACCACCCTCCAAAGGACTAAAGAGGTTTTAAAAGAGTCTCAAAACACCCTTTTAGGCTTTTCTTGTGTGGAAATCGTGTGCGAAAAAACCCCCATGCTTTTTGCGTTTGAAGAGCGTTTATTGGATACGATAGGCTAGTTTTTTTAATCCGTTCTAAATATCAATAACTAAAAACTTAACCAATACTAACCTATTCTTTAAAATAACCCAATTTTATTGTAAAATTCTTTCAACTATAAAATATTAAGCTTTAATGGAACGATAAGGATAATTTTTTGAATTTACTTTCATTATTTGCTGGAGCCGGAGGACTAGATTTAGGCTTTGAGCAAGCAGGATTTAAGATAGTAATTGCAAATGAATATGATAAAAATATTACACCTACTTATAGGCTAAACCATAAAAATACACAACTGCTAGAAAAAGATATTAAAAATTTACAAACCAATGAAATTAACTTTTCTGTTGATGGGATTATTGGCGGTCCACCATGCCAAAGTTGGTCAGAGGCAGGGAATTTAAAAGGCATTGATGATGCTAGGGGGCAATTATTTTATGAATACCTACGCCTTTTAAAAGAGCTTAAGCCCAAATTTTTCTTAGCTGAAAATGTAAGAGGCATGCTCGCTCAACGCCACGAAAAGAGCGTAAAAAATATCCTTAATGCTTTTAAGGAGTGTGGTTATGAAGTCAATACGCATTTAGTGAATGCTAAAGACTATGGGGTAGCGCAAGAAAGGCTTAGGGTTTTTTATATTGGTTTTAGAAGAGATTTAAAAATCAATTACACTCTTCCTAAAGGATCAACGCATTTAAAAAGACTCACCTTAAAAGATGTTATTTGGGATTTAAAAGATAGCGTGGTGTGTGCTTTAGCAAAGAACAAACATAACCCTAATGCCATTAACAACCATGAATATTTTATTGGTTCTTATTCACCGATTTTTATGAGCAGAAATCGTGTAAAGAATTGGGATGAACAAGCTTTTACTATACAAGCATCAGGAAGACAATGCCAACTACACCCACAAGCCCCTAAAATGGTTAGGTTTGGCAAAAATGATTGCAGATTCATAGAAAATCACCAACATTTATATCGTCGTTTGAGCGTTCGAGAGTGTGCAAGGATTCAAGGTTTTGATGATAGTTTTCATTTTGTTTATAAAAATCTTAACGATGCTTATAAAATGATAGGTAATGCTGTGCCTATAAGTTTGGCTAAAGAAATTGCTACAAGCATTTATAAGGTATTGCATTGAGCGATAAGAGTAATAATCAAGGTAGGGCGTATGAATACGCATGGTTTTTAGCTTTAGAGCAGAAATTAAACGCTTTTAAAAAAGTCATAGTGGATAAACAAAATGGGTTTAATGCATGTTATAGAGCTTATGAAAGTTTAGAAAAATCCTTACAAAGGCGTTATTTAGAAAGCGCTAAACAAGGCGTGGGGCTTTTGTTGGATTGTGAGCCATTGTTAAGCGAAATAATAGATAATTCGCAAAATGAAATCACACTATCTTTACAAAAAGACAAACTCGGTGAAATAGGTGATGTCCGAGATATTTTAATTTATTTTGATAGATTTTGCATAGGATTAAGCATTAAACATAACCATGATGCCGTAAAGCATTCTAGACTTTCTAGGGACTTGGATTTTGGAGAAAAATGGCTAGGTGTTGGAGTGTCTCAAAATTACAAAGACACTATAAAACCACTCTTTGAAAGGTTGGAAAACGCTAAAAAAGAAGGCATGTTATGGAGGGATTTTCCCAATAAAGAACAAGAAATTTATGCCCCATTATTACAAGCTTTTAAAACAGAGATTTTAAAAATTGATGAAAATAAGAAAAATAAAATCCCGCAAAAAATGGTGGGGTATTTGTTGGGTAAATATGATTTTTACAAAGCGATTTTGTTAGAAAGAGAACAAAAAACTAAATTAGAGGCATACCACTTTATAACACTCTTAATCGTAGTGTGAAAAATAAGCCAAAAAGAATTATCCCCTTAAGCAAATTGCCTACCAGAATGATTCATTTTGATTTTAAACCTAAAAGTTTCAACACATTAGAACTTATTTTAAATGAAGGGTGGTCATTTTCATTACGCATCCATAATGCAAGCTCTAAAGTAGAACCAAGCTTGAAATTTGATATTAAATTGCTTGCAATTCCTGTGAGTGTTGCAGTCTTTATAACAGAGTTTTAGACAAGAAATTTTGATCTCGCTTTCATCAAATATTGATATTCAAAGCTTATTGTTAATTTTTAAAAATAAGTTTTTGGTTACTCCATTTTATGTTTGTTGTAAAACTTATTTTTTGATCAAATAAGCTATAATCGCATTTTTAAAGGCATTAAAAGGGGTTTGAATGGTGTTTGACAGGACAATAAGCGTGAGAGAGAAAAAAGCGGCTAAGATGCTTGGGGTGGTGGGGGTCGTTTTTTTTATTTTGTTTGGTTTAGTGATAACAGGAGTGGCTTTTCGTCAAGAATGGGTACAAAAACTGGATTTATTTTTTATAGATTTGATCCGCAATCCGGTCTTTATTCAAAATAGTGCGTGGCTTTCTTTCGTGTTTTTTAGCACATGGTTTGCAAAAAGCAAGCTCACCACTTCTATCGCTTTACTCATTAGCTTGTGGTTTGGGTTTCAAAAACGCATCGCTTTGGGAGTGTGGTTTTTCTCTAGCATCTTATTAGGTGGAATCACCCTAAAACTCCTTAAACATTTAGTAGCGCGCCCACGGCCTGTAACTAATGGCGAATTAGCCTTAGCGCATGGCTTTAGCTTCCCTAGCGGTCATGCTTTAGCTTCAGCGCTTTTTTATGGCTCTTTAGCGTTGTTGTTGTGCTTTTCTAATACAGACGCTCGCCTTAAAATGATTATCGCTGTGGTTTTATTTTTTTGGATTTTTTTAATGGCGTATGATAGGGTTTTTTTAGGGGTGCATTACCCTAGCGATGTGTTAGGTGGGTTTTTATTAGGGATCGCTTGGTCGTGTTGTTCTTTAGCGCTTTATTTAGGGTTTTTGAAACGCCTCTATAACCCCTATAATCAATAAAGGCTTTGTTTTAACCAAACACTGATAACTAAAATTTTAATTTTTTAAAATTCTATTTTTTGATAAAACCCATTCTCTTAAGGGGATGGGGGGTATTTTGAAATAACTCTCCCCCTTAACCCCCTAACCCAAGAAGACCGCTTTTTTAAGAGACTATCGCTTGATTATCATCAAGCTCTTGGCTATTTGTTGTAAAAATGCTTTTTAGCATTTTTTATAATTCATTTTTTTAAAAAGAAAGTTATGAATTGGGGTATAACTCATCTTTCTTTTTGATCTCATCAAACTCGTCCTTATAGCGGCTTGGGAAATTTGGGTCATAATCCACAACGCTCTTTAAAAAATCACGGAATTTTTTATTTTTTTCGCTAAGCTCTTGAGCCATGGTATAGTCAATTTTTTCTTTATATTTAGCGTTTAATAAAATGATGCTTTTATATTCATCCGTCCTTAAATCAATCACGCTAATCCCAAAACTCGCATGCAAACGCTTCAATAAATTCATCAGAATAGTGTTTTGTGTATCAATATTACAACCCACTAAATACCCCTCATTAGCCCAAGAGCTATTAGAAATCGCTTGAAAGTAATACTCCCTACAATTAGTTACGCTGATTTCTTTTTTTAATTCAAAGCTCACCAATTTAATGGGCAAGGTATCAAACTTCTTAGAAAAAGCGATTAAATTTTCATTGGACAGCTCTGCGTGCAAAAACCTAACCCCCACCATGTCCGGATAAAGCCATCTGTCCATGCCTTTTTGCGATTTTGAACTTTCTTCATGGAAGATGGTTTTCGTGTAGCATTTCAAATTTTCATTATGAAAAGCCATAAAGGTTAAAAAAGGGTGCAAATCCCTTTCATGCGCGATTGGGACGCTTGATTTTTCAGCATTTAAATCCAACTCTTTGCTTTTTAAAGCGATTAAAATGTTTGGTTTTTCTTGCACTTTAAAAAAAGGCACCTCTTCGCCCCCTTTTAAGGCTGTATAAATAGGGGCGCTAACGCTCTGGTGTGGAGTGTTGCCCCCATAATCAAACATGTTTGTAATCTCGCCTTTTTCAAAAAGCTCTTTGGCTTTACCATAAACTTCAGTAGGGCTAATAGGCCCTGTAATCTCTAAAACGCTTTGAATGATTTCAATGTCTCGTGGCTTCATTTTATTTCTTGCTCGCTAAATATTCTTCATAGTTGCCTTTAAAATCAATGATTTGAGCGCCTTTAGGGCTTGGGACTAATTCAATGATCCGGTTTGCATACGCATCAATCAGTTCTCTGTCATGGCTTATACAAATCACTGCCCCATCAAATTTAAAAAGCGCTTCGCCTAAAGCAATAATCGCTTCTAAATCCAAATGGTTAGTCGGCTCATCTAAGACTAAGAAATTCCCCCCTTCTAGCATGAGCTTGGATAAAACCATTCGGTGTTTTTCGCCCCCACTTAAAGCGTTCACGCACTTTTCTTGCTCTTCGCCATTAAAAAGCATTCTCCCTAAAGCGTTTCTCACCTCAGCGCTTTCAATCTTTTTATTAAAATTAAAGAGCCATTGATACAAGGTCTCTTCGCCGCTAATTTCTTCGCTCACATTTTGGGGGAAATAGCCTTTTGAAACGGTAGCCCCCCATTTCACCACACCCTTATCAGGCTTTAACTCTTCTACTAAAATTTTACAAAGCGTGGATTTACCCACGCCATTTGGCCCTATGAGAGCGATTTTATCTTTAGGCATCACTTTCAAGCTCACTTGATTTAAAATAACTTGCCCATCATAACTTTTAGAGATATTTTCGCATTCTAAAGCTTCGTTACCAATGGTGCGTTTGGGTTTAAAAATAATGCTAGGATCTCTTCGGCTGGATACCGCTAGGCTTTGAATGTCTAATTTATCCAATTGTTTTTGACGGCTAGTCGCTTGCTTGGCTTTAGAGGCGTTAGCGCTAAAACGAGCGATAAATTTTTCTAGCTCTTCTTTTTCTTTGAGTTTTTTATTGCGTTCAGCCTCTTGCTGTTTAGCGATCAGAGTAGAGGCGATATACCAATCGTCATAATTCCCACTAAATTCGCGCACGCTGTGAAAATCCAAATCTAAAATATGCGTGCATACCGCATTCAAAAAATGCCTGTCATGGCTAATGACGACCATCGTGCCTTCATGGCGTTTGAGGTTGTTTTCTAGCCATTCAATGGCGTTTAAATCCAAATTGTTTGTAGGCTCATCTAAAAGCAAAATATCCGGTTTAGGGAATAACACTTGAGCTAAAAGGATTTTAAATTTATCGCTGCTTGGCAGGGTTTTCATCAAATCATTATGCCTAGAGCTAGGAATACCTAAATCTTCTAAAATTTTTTCAATCACCACTTCGCATTCATACATGGGATCTTCTTCTACGCAAATGGTTTCTAACTCCCCTAATTTGGCATTCACTTTATCATCGCTCAAATCACTCTCTGTGTATAAACGCTCTTTTTCTTTGATGGCGTCATACAAACGCTTATTGCCTATTAAAACCGCATCTTTAAGGCTCAAGTCTTCAAAAGCGTATTGATCCTGCCCTAAAACCCCCATTCTCATGCCACTTGTGATGATGACTTCCCCACTGCTACAATCAATGCTCTTGCTTAAAATCTTTAAAAAAGTGGATTTCCCTGCCCCATTAGCCCCAATAAGCCCGTAACGCTTGTTTTTATCCAACTTGATATTCACATTTTCAAACAATTTTTTAGTCGCATAGCGTTGCGTTAAGTTGATGGTTTGCAGCATCTTATGATTCCTTATTCCCTTGGATTTTATAGAAAGTTTATTGTAGCATAGCTTGTATTGTTTTTTTTTTGTATAAAATTAGTCAGTTTATTCTTTCAATTAAGGGTCGCTTCTGTTATTCAACACGCCGTTATTCATTTTTGCTTTTTTGCCTAGTGTTTTTGCAGTGTATTTTATCTTGCAAGCCTATGCTAAAAATACTCTATTCCCTAAACTATGGCTTGTATTGGCTAGTTTGTTCTTTTATGCTTTTTGGAATGTGAAGTATTTGCCTTTATTGGTTGGATCTATTGTGTTTAATTATTTTATAGCTTTAAAAATCCATCAAACCCCTTACGCAATGCATAAAAAAATATGGCTTATTTTGGGTTTGAGCGCTAATGTTTTGCTTTTAGGCTTTTTCAAATACACTGATTTTTTCTTAACCAATTTCAATCTATTATTTAAGAGCCATTTTGAGTTGTTGCATTTAATCTTGCCTTTAGCGATTAGCTTTTTTACTTTGCAACAAATCGCTTACCTGATGGACACTTACAAACATAATAAAACCAATGCAAACAACTATACGAGAGAGAACGCTAACGCTTCATTAAACCCTAACCCTCCATTTTCTTCTTTTTCGCATTTTTTAGATTACGCTTTATTTGTGAGTTTTTTCCCTCAACTCATTGCAGGACCCATTGTGCATCATAGCGAGATGATGCCTCAATTTAAAGATAAAAATAATCAATTTTTAAATTACAGAAATATCGCTGTGGGGTTGTTTATTTTTTCTATAGGCTTGTTTAAAAAGGTTGTTATTGCGGATAATATCGCTCATTTTGCTGATTTTGGATTTGATAAGGCGGCTAGCTTAAGCTTTATTCAAGCATGGATGGCGTCTTTATCTTATTCATTCCAATTATATTTTGATTTTAGTGGTTATTGCGATATGGCTATAGGCATCGCTCTCTTTTTTAATATCAAACTCCCTATCAATTTTAATAGCCCCTATAAAGCTTTAAATATCCAAGATTTTTGGAGGAGGTGGCATATCACTTTGAGCCGCTTCTTAAAAGAGTATCTTTATATCCCTTTAGGGGGGAACAGAGTGAGAGAATCAGTCGTGTATAGGAATTTAATTTTAGTGTTTTTGATTGGAGGGTTTTGGCATGGGGCTGGTTTAACTTTTATTATTTGGGGGCTGTTGCATGGGATTGCTTTAAGCGTTCATAGAATGTATTCTCATCTCGCTAAAAAATTTCATTTTGTTACGCCAAAGATTTTAGCCTGGTTAATCACTTTTAATTTTGTCAATCTTGGATGGGTGTTTTTTAGGGCAAAAGATTTAGAGAG comes from Helicobacter acinonychis and encodes:
- the pseB gene encoding UDP-N-acetylglucosamine 4,6-dehydratase (inverting), with the translated sequence MLDNKTILITGGTGSFGKRFVHKVLNTTKAKKIIVYSRDELKQSEMAMEFNDSRMRFFIGDVRDLERLNYALESVDICIHAAALKHVPIAEYNPLECIKTNIMGASNVINACLKNAISQVVALSTDKAANPINLYGATKLCSDKLFVSANNFKGASQTQFSVVRYGNVVGSRGSVVPFFKKLVQNKASEIPITDIRMTRFWITLDEGVDFVLKSLKRMHGGEIFVPKIPSMKMTDLAKALAPSIPTKIIGIRPGEKLHEVMIPKDESHLALEFEDFFIIQPTISFQTPKDYTLTKLHEKGQKVAPDFEYSSHNNSQWLEPDDLLRLL
- the coaBC gene encoding bifunctional phosphopantothenoylcysteine decarboxylase/phosphopantothenate--cysteine ligase CoaBC encodes the protein MNFLEDLFYPLRLLENKRILLLVSGSIAVYKSLELVRLLFKSGANIQVVMSKSAKKFIKPLSFEALSHYKVLHDHNEKWHYNHKNALHHNHIACAANADLLIFAPLSANSLSKITHALADNIVSATFLACTSPKILAPSMNTNMLKSPITQSNLQRLKDFNHIILDTQNALLACDTKGDGAMAEPLEILFKATQTLLKDAYFENREVIVMGGASVEKIDSVRTISNLSSGIQASALALALYFKGAKVTFIASNFPTPLPKEITNILVSDTKSYENALDKAAKNLQNHALKPLLFNLAAISDYVPKTSFNHKLKKSEIGEILNIECVQNKDLLASVDPNQFIKIGFKAEDDQQNAIQNAQNLLKPFQNNGKNCSVVALNLIKDSRPFGSLDNELWLFSHNKTQKIPSMNKLEASFKILDFIKDNSL
- a CDS encoding DNA cytosine methyltransferase: MNLLSLFAGAGGLDLGFEQAGFKIVIANEYDKNITPTYRLNHKNTQLLEKDIKNLQTNEINFSVDGIIGGPPCQSWSEAGNLKGIDDARGQLFYEYLRLLKELKPKFFLAENVRGMLAQRHEKSVKNILNAFKECGYEVNTHLVNAKDYGVAQERLRVFYIGFRRDLKINYTLPKGSTHLKRLTLKDVIWDLKDSVVCALAKNKHNPNAINNHEYFIGSYSPIFMSRNRVKNWDEQAFTIQASGRQCQLHPQAPKMVRFGKNDCRFIENHQHLYRRLSVRECARIQGFDDSFHFVYKNLNDAYKMIGNAVPISLAKEIATSIYKVLH
- a CDS encoding phosphatase PAP2 family protein — its product is MVFDRTISVREKKAAKMLGVVGVVFFILFGLVITGVAFRQEWVQKLDLFFIDLIRNPVFIQNSAWLSFVFFSTWFAKSKLTTSIALLISLWFGFQKRIALGVWFFSSILLGGITLKLLKHLVARPRPVTNGELALAHGFSFPSGHALASALFYGSLALLLCFSNTDARLKMIIAVVLFFWIFLMAYDRVFLGVHYPSDVLGGFLLGIAWSCCSLALYLGFLKRLYNPYNQ
- a CDS encoding HrgA protein, encoding MKPRDIEIIQSVLEITGPISPTEVYGKAKELFEKGEITNMFDYGGNTPHQSVSAPIYTALKGGEEVPFFKVQEKPNILIALKSKELDLNAEKSSVPIAHERDLHPFLTFMAFHNENLKCYTKTIFHEESSKSQKGMDRWLYPDMVGVRFLHAELSNENLIAFSKKFDTLPIKLVSFELKKEISVTNCREYYFQAISNSSWANEGYLVGCNIDTQNTILMNLLKRLHASFGISVIDLRTDEYKSIILLNAKYKEKIDYTMAQELSEKNKKFRDFLKSVVDYDPNFPSRYKDEFDEIKKKDELYPNS
- a CDS encoding ABC-F family ATP-binding cassette domain-containing protein, with translation MLQTINLTQRYATKKLFENVNIKLDKNKRYGLIGANGAGKSTFLKILSKSIDCSSGEVIITSGMRMGVLGQDQYAFEDLSLKDAVLIGNKRLYDAIKEKERLYTESDLSDDKVNAKLGELETICVEEDPMYECEVVIEKILEDLGIPSSRHNDLMKTLPSSDKFKILLAQVLFPKPDILLLDEPTNNLDLNAIEWLENNLKRHEGTMVVISHDRHFLNAVCTHILDLDFHSVREFSGNYDDWYIASTLIAKQQEAERNKKLKEKEELEKFIARFSANASKAKQATSRQKQLDKLDIQSLAVSSRRDPSIIFKPKRTIGNEALECENISKSYDGQVILNQVSLKVMPKDKIALIGPNGVGKSTLCKILVEELKPDKGVVKWGATVSKGYFPQNVSEEISGEETLYQWLFNFNKKIESAEVRNALGRMLFNGEEQEKCVNALSGGEKHRMVLSKLMLEGGNFLVLDEPTNHLDLEAIIALGEALFKFDGAVICISHDRELIDAYANRIIELVPSPKGAQIIDFKGNYEEYLASKK
- the patA gene encoding MBOAT family peptidoglycan O-acetyltransferase PatA — encoded protein: MLFNTPLFIFAFLPSVFAVYFILQAYAKNTLFPKLWLVLASLFFYAFWNVKYLPLLVGSIVFNYFIALKIHQTPYAMHKKIWLILGLSANVLLLGFFKYTDFFLTNFNLLFKSHFELLHLILPLAISFFTLQQIAYLMDTYKHNKTNANNYTRENANASLNPNPPFSSFSHFLDYALFVSFFPQLIAGPIVHHSEMMPQFKDKNNQFLNYRNIAVGLFIFSIGLFKKVVIADNIAHFADFGFDKAASLSFIQAWMASLSYSFQLYFDFSGYCDMAIGIALFFNIKLPINFNSPYKALNIQDFWRRWHITLSRFLKEYLYIPLGGNRVRESVVYRNLILVFLIGGFWHGAGLTFIIWGLLHGIALSVHRMYSHLAKKFHFVTPKILAWLITFNFVNLGWVFFRAKDLESALKVLKGMVGLNGVVFSRFLEEKSDFLNRVNDDMWGHTMMYASPTFKMCVFIIIISFCLKNSSHLYQSNQMGLAKTISTCFLLAIGFLSIFANSQSVFLYFNF